One Nicotiana tabacum cultivar K326 chromosome 23, ASM71507v2, whole genome shotgun sequence genomic window, caactgtcaTCTTATTTGTTATGgtagattcatcaaaggtaacatctctgctgaatataatattccttgtctctggacaccataagcggtatcctttgactccagaagtaatccccataaatatagccttctttgctctcggatccaattttgactctttcacatgatagtatgcaattgagccaaacacgtgcaaagaatcataatctacagcaggttttccataccatttttcaaatggtgtcttgccatcaatagcagcagatggtagacgattaatgaggtggcatgcatatgtaattgcctcagcccaaaattctttgcccaagccagcattggacaacatacaccgtaccttctccagtaaagtccggttcatacgttctgccactccattctgttgtggtgtatttctgacagtgaagtgtcggacgatgccatcattttcacaaaccttattgaaatgatcatttttgtattcacctccattgtctgtgcgaatacacttgatcctcctgcctgtttgattctccaccatcgttttccatttgagaaaaattcccaacacttcatctttcctcttcattgtatacacctacactcttcgggaaaaatcatcaacaaaggttacaaaatagtgcttcccacccaatgaaggtgttttggaagcaccccaaacatcagagtgtacataatccaagatgcctttagtattatggatcgctataccaaatttaacccttgtctgtttccctttgacacaatgctcgcaaaactccaagttgcaagtctttacgccttttaacaatccttgattagataaagctttcaaggattttcctccagcatgtcccaagcgcatgtgccatagcctggttgcttctgcctctttgtcatcactggatgtcactgttgctgtcccaataactgtgcTACCACGATAGcagtacatgttattgttcttccgattggccttcattaccactagtgcaccggagcatattctcatcactccattttctgcaatgattttgaacccttttgattctagggctcccacagagatgagattcttcttcaaacccggtacatatcgaacatctgttaatgttctgatcattccatcatggctccttaatcttattgaaccaatgccatatgaggtaagagggctgttatccgctgtgtggatgactccatattctccttcttgaaaattcacgaaccagtccttgttgggacacatatggtagctacaagccgagtccatcaaccatatgtctgatgatgttgataactctgttgtaactaatgagaagtctgaatcatcacaatcagctacatttgaatccataatggcctttccattgttatgtctggccttattcttcaacttcggacagtctttcttccagtgccccttttctcgacaaaaggcacattcatctttgctgggtctagatctcgacttggatcttcccttcttagtcctcgtttgattttgaggacgacccctcacaattagtgcttcttcttctccgcccttctgtttttctccctttctttgttcataactgtacaaagctgaacaaacttctctgagagaaatttcgtcatttccatggagtagagtagtttcaaggtgctcgtactcattaggaagtgaccccaataacatcaaggccaagtcaccatcatcaaaagttgcatccatattttgcaaatctgtgaccaacttattgaaactggtgatatgttcattcattgtggtaccaggaacataggtaaagcgaaacagtctcttcttcatgtacaatttattttgactgtttttcttcaaaaatttatcctccagtgctttccataatttacttgcagaagtttcctttgtgtatggatatttctgctctctagcaaggtaggatcgaatggtaccgcaagcaacacgattgataattttccaatcttcttctccaataacatctggcttcttttcttcaatggcaagatctagcccttgttgaaaaagaacatctagaacctcgccttgccacatcccaaaatgtcctgacccgtcaaaaatttctaccgcaaatttcgcatttgacacaattcttgtcataagcgaagatgccaacgatgacgtattattgacacttgatgtagattcttcttgtttactgtctcccattttgacacaaatattatttagtagctgacgacacaaatcaagattatttcctttctggtgtggaagatcagactaagctgcaaccacagagcatactcagatagaaccttgactcagttaccaagatagatcttttctgatgtggaagatcagactatgctgcaaccacagagcatacttagacagtaccttggctctgataccaattgttgcggaagccaaatgtatatagtgtgaatgagtcacaactactataccaaaaattatgacaaccactaaataataaacaagacaataagacaacaataaaagaacaccagaatttacgaggttcggccaattttgcctacttcctcggacacaatcaatattttattccactccaaaattacaagtgaaataatactaaagagagaagatacaaatgccttaagaagataaaaggcaaatgagaggtgtatttaaatcctaaacattaggcctccttttatagggtgaaattctcattcaaaattgtcatccaccgatgtggtACTTTTGCCAATTTCAACAATGTTCTCTTTGCAATAACTTCATGGGAAGGAGATGTGCATGTATGACTATGACTATCACTATATCTTCAACAGTAAGACCCATGTCTGAGACTGAGAGTTCCAGTGTTTGTACTGTTTATTTCCTATTTCTTGTGTATTAATACTCATTCGATTTTCTGATAATTGGGGTGCCTCAGaggttttcctttttgcttttttttttgtgtgtgtggggAGGGCTTGCGGTAGGCTCAGGAGAAACTGGTGCTTCATGTACTATATTATACAATCATGTAATGCTCCTCTATCTCAATTGAAGTGTTCCtatttcttggaattttgggCACAGTTATCCAGGTTGgacttgaattttgttttaattaatttgaatGGTCCGAAATAGAGATCCCAcaatattttctggaaaaaacCCAATGGAAAAGTTTCGAAAGTAATGAAAAAGCCTCTCTTTCAGGAAAGTGGAAGAACTTTGAGACAACTCAAAATAGAGGGTAAAGCAATCAATTTGGAACCAAGGAGGAATACTTACAGTTTTAGCTGTATGTTTCCTCGGTTCCCACAGGCTTGATTTCATCTTTCTCCTGCTTATTAGGGTGCAAGCAGATTATTTACTATTTCCTGCATATTTCATAGGTTGAAAATGATCTCCAGTTCATTAAAGAAGATATAAGTGCTGTGGAGAAACATAGAATGGAATTGTATAGGGCAAGGGGTAGATATGCAGCAAAGATGAGAATGCTAGTAAATGATTCTTCTGCTGTGACAATTCGGCCTTCATTGATAGATAAGCAAGGTAGTGGCATTATTTCTGGTTCCTCAATTTCACAGCGACAAGGATATGCTGCTTCAGACACTTCACAGAACAGGAAAACAGATGCAAGAGCTCTAGAGAATGTTCACAGGACAGATTCCGACTCACAGAATTCTGATCAATCTGGACTTGCGACAGCAAGAAAGAGAAGTATCTACGCACAGGTCAGTATTTTGTAAATTAGCTTATTGGAGGTTGTTGTAAATTTGGGGTTTGGCCTATGCTGGAAGAATATTTCGTTGTTTATATCCCCTCTTTAATACGCATATTGCAACAGCTCGATGATATACAAGGTTATTATTTGCAAAAACGGCGACACTGCACAAAACAGTCACATAGACAGGAAGAAACGGTAGCAAACGTCATAAACAGAGAAGGTTATTGTGCCGGACTTGAGGATTTTCAATCTGTTCTATCTACCTTTACACAATACAGGTCCGTGTTTTTTGGTCAATACGTTTTGCATTGACTGCAAAGCCTCCTATATATTTGAGCTTAAAACTTTTGtctacttttttttttggttcaaaCAGTCGGTTGCGGGTTGTTGCTGAACTTAGGCCTGTCGATCTTTTCCACTCAGCTAATATTGTCTCAAGGTAAAGAGCTTATTGCATGTAGAAAGATTCCATGAGCTAGAGGAGTTCTAATAAGTACTGAAGGCAAGAATGTAGCTCCCTCCAAGAGGCCAGTTTTTAAAGTTATAAAATTTAAATGATGATGCCAACCTGTTGATGTGTTACCACTAGTCTACAGCTTGCTgaattttctttgtttggcttttgGCGATATCACTATATATGATTGACTTGGTGGATGTTGAGAGATTTTCATCATCCGATCACTCCTGATCCCAAAAATGGGTCAGAAAGGTCATTATCATTGTTAGAAATATAATGGTAATTCTACTCTGTTTTTCAACCCATGCCTGCGGCAGCAAGAGGTTGAATCTTCTCCTCTTGGGAGGTCTTATTTTGGTAACTAGTGAATGGACTCTACTATCTCTTCAATCTTTGTAcatgatctctctctctctctctctctctctctctctctgagtTCTTAACACCTCCAATTGCCTCATTTTTCAGTATTGAATTTGATCGAGATGATGAATTTTTTGCTACAGCTGGCGTGTCGAGAAGAATCAAGGTCTTTGACTTTTCATCAGTAAGTATACCTTTCGTGATCTTAAAAAATCCTCCCATTGTTAATGGAAATTTCTAGCTGgtagtttttctttttgaatctGCTGTGGCTGATTTACTACTTCACATTTGGTAGattatttttccattttattcGACAATGTTGGAATATTCTCAAGTGCCGTCAAGTAAAGCTGGATTACAGCTTCATGTCCCTTTCCCACgttggtttttattttttttgaaaacgtTGGCTTAATGAGATGTTTAAATAAACTTTCTCAAAAGAGAATTTAACTTCTCAAAAAATAGTAAGATGTTTAAATAGAATAGTGTCATTCTGATAAAAGTCAGTATGATACCGCTCTTTTACCTCAACAGTTTGAGATGATTTAAATACTTAGTATTCTGAGAGCATTTTCTTGTACTTCTATTTCTCTACTATGTATAAATCGAATATGATATGTTCTCATTTTCAGGTGGTAAATGAACCAGCTGATGCACAACGTCCTGTTGTTGAAATGTCTTCACGATCCAAACTTAGTTGTCTGAGCTGGAACAAGTACGCAAAGAACCACATTGCGAGCAGTGACTATGAAGGCATAGTAACCATTTGGGATGTGAGCAGTCGCCAGGTAGTATCTGTTTTCAGGAGTTTTATCTTTGATCATGGGGCATGTTTCAAATCTCTAATaacattattatatattttcttgCTCAGAGTGTGGTGGAGTATGAGGAGCATGAAAAACGAGCATGGAGTGTTGATTTCTCTCATACTGATCCTTCTATGCTTGTGTCTGGCAGTGATGATTGCAAGGTAAAAAGAACTTCatcatttctctttttgcttttcaTGGTCTTCTCTAATATATCGCTAGATTGACTACTGTAAGAGCGTACGTAAAGTTGACGAAATTGACAAATAGAGCAAATAGGGGAGTATGTCATTCAGCTTTATGGATATCAAATTCCTGGAAGTTGCTAATAGATTATTTTGCAAACGCTTGTCTTAATTATGCAAACCTTTTTGAGCTACAAACATCATTTTGTTACACCTTATGCAGTTGGGTTTACCATCAACAAATCAGAAGAGTGAGATGCAGCAGGCAACAAGGGCCATAATTCGTcttattttggatttttcattcCTTTGAATTCTTTTTCGTATTTTAGGAATTTGCTAAAGTTCTGGTTCAGAAGTAGGAATAAAAGTTTGAGAGATTCTTTCAGTTTCTCCTATTGGATTGATAACAACTATATTCACTTTTGTTAGAATCGGAAAatcgggtagtgcggaatttagtcAAGCaacgttataatgacaataacaaagacaattcaagttgataataacgacaattaaagaagataaagaagacacaaatttaacgtggttcggtcaaggtgacctacgtccacaagcggagaggagcaattttactattccaacaagagtacaaaagagagtacaaaattagagtaaatactctaattagtcccaaataccccaagagaataacctcacaagat contains:
- the LOC107764723 gene encoding E3 ubiquitin-protein ligase COP1-like isoform X2, producing MKTSALQIARRATPLEQLSQAIQQGCEVSVKELESLLSLLMDKKRKMEQEEAESSLQIMLEFLQLLRKRKVEELNEVENDLQFIKEDISAVEKHRMELYRARGRYAAKMRMLVNDSSAVTIRPSLIDKQGSGIISGSSISQRQGYAASDTSQNRKTDARALENVHRTDSDSQNSDQSGLATARKRSIYAQLDDIQGYYLQKRRHCTKQSHRQEETVANVINREGYCAGLEDFQSVLSTFTQYSRLRVVAELRPVDLFHSANIVSSIEFDRDDEFFATAGVSRRIKVFDFSSVVNEPADAQRPVVEMSSRSKLSCLSWNKYAKNHIASSDYEGIVTIWDVSSRQSVVEYEEHEKRAWSVDFSHTDPSMLVSGSDDCKVKVWCMKQEASVISIDMKANICSVKYNPQSSFHIAVGSADNHIHYYDLRNIKQPLHIFSGHHKTVSYVKFVSNNVLASASTDGTLRLWDVKENIPLRTFRGHTNEKNFVGLVVNSQYIACGSETNEVFVYHKAISKPAASHKFDSDQNDPDEDMGSHFISSVCWKRESRTILTANSQGIVQVLVLTA